The Deltaproteobacteria bacterium DNA segment CTTCACGACCGACTCGCAGCGGATCAGGCACGCTGCGCGCAGCCGCACCTCGCGTCCCGGCGCGAGCCGGTAGAACTTCTTCGGCGGCTCCTCGAGGAAGTCCTCGCGCTCGATGTAGAGGACCCGCGAGAAGGGCACGCGCCGGGTGCCCGCGGCCGGGTCCTCGGGGTTGTTCACCGCATCGAAGTCGAGCGTCTCGTCCTCGGGGAAGTTCTCGATCACGACCCGCAGCGGGTGCAGCACCGCCATCACGCGCGGCGCCGTGCGGTTGAGCTCGTCGCGCACCGCGTGCTCGAAGCGCGGCAGCTCGATCGTGATGTCGCGGCGCGTGATCCCGATGTCGCGGTTGAAGTTGCGGATCGCCGCCGGCGGCACGCCCCGCCGGCGCAGGCCCGCGAGCGTCGGCATGCGCGGGTCGTCCCAGCCGCGTACGCGCCCCTCCTCGACGAGGCGCTTGAGCCAGCGCTTGCTCATCACGGTGTAGGAGAGATCGAGCCGTCCGAACTCGGTCTGCTCCGGCCGGCTCGGCACCGAGCAGTGCTCGACGAACCAGTCGTAGAGCGGCCGGTGATCGGTGAACTCCGCCGAGCACAGCGAGTGGGTGATGCCCTCGATCGCGTCGGACAGCGGGTGGGCGAAGTCGTACATCGGGTAGATGTGCCAGGCGTCGCCGGTCCGGTGGTGGCGGGCGCGCACGATCCGGTAGAGCACCGGGTCGCGCATCGGCAGCACGGAGGACGCCATGTCGATCCGGGCGCGCAGCACGCGCGCGCCCGGCTCGAACTCCCCGGCCTTCATGCGCCGCAAGAGATCGAGGTTCTCGGCGACCGCGCGGTCCCGGTACGGCGAGGGCCGGCCGGGCTCGGTGAGCGTGCCCTGGTACTCCCGGATCTGCTCGGACGAGAGGTCGCAGACGTAGGCGAGCCCCTTCGCGACCAGCTCCTCGGCCCACGCGTAGAGCTGCCCGAAGTAGTCCGACGCATAGTAGAGATCGGGGCCCCAGTCGAAGCCGAGCCAGCGCACGTCGGCCTGGATCGCGTCGACGTACTCGGTCTCCTCGCTGACCGGGTTGGTGTCGTCGAAGCGCAGGTGGCAGCGCCCGCCGAACTCGCGGGCGAGGCCGAAGTTGAGGCAGATCGGCCGCGAGTGGCCTACGTGCAGCCAGCCGCTCGGCTCGGGCGGGAAGCGCGTCACGACCCGGCCGCCGTGCCGGCCCGCCGCCACGTCGCCGGTGACCTTCTCGCGCAGGAAGTCGCTCGGAGCCTCGGAGTCGGAGCCGCCGGAGCGCGGGGCGCTGCTCATGGCGGCTCAATCTAGACGACGCGGCGGGAACGCGTCAGGCGCGCAGGGCGGCGATCGCCGCGCGGGCGCCCTCGTCGCCGGCGGGATCGGCGGGCATCGGGAAGCTGAGCCCCGCGCACACCGTGCCCAGCCGACCACGCAGCACGTCCGCGATCCCGGGGTAGCACGCTGCCGGCGCCACCGCGTCGAGGATCTCGTCCGGGATCCGAGAGGGCAGCTCGGCCCAGCGCCCGGCGCGGGCGAGCGCCCGGAGCTCGCCGCCGAGCTCGGGGACCCCGAGGGCCGCGAGCGCAGGGGCGTACGACGGCGTCGAGTAGAGGAAGCCCAGGTACCCGCGGATCCGCTCGCGCTCGGCACGCACCGCGGCCTCGTCGGGCCCGGTCGCGACGAAGCCGCCCGCGACGATCGCGCAGGCGCCGGCCGCGCGGCCCGCTCGCCGCTCGCCCTCGGCGACGGCCGGCGCCACCCGCGCGTGCAGCAGCGTGGCGCAGGCCTGGGTCGGGTGCGTCACCAGCGTGTCGGCCACCTCGCCGGCGAGGCGCGTCATCGCAGGGCCGACCGCGCCGAGCGCGACGCGTGGCGGCCCCGACGCGATCGGGTCCGGCGCGAAGAAGGGCTGCATGCGGCCCAGGCGGTAGTGCTCACCCGCGAAGGCGAGCGGCGCGCCGTCCTGCCAGCTGCGCCAGATCGCCCGCAGCGCCCCCACGTACTCGCGCATGCGCGGGACCGGCGGTGCCCACGCGACGCCGTAGCGCTCCTCGACGTTGCCGCGCACCTGCGAGCCGAGCCCCAGCTCGAAGCGTCCGCCCGACAGCGCCGCCAGGTCCCAGGCCGCGTGTGCGACGACCATCGGGCTGCGCGGGAACGCCACCAGGACGCTCGTCGCGACCCGCAGGGTGCGTGTGTGTTCGAGCGCGAGCGCGGCGGCGAGCAGGCCGTCGTGCACCGCCTCGGGAACCTGGAGCCCGGTGTAGCCGAGACTCTCGGCGCGGCGCGCGTGCGCGGGCACGTCGCGCAGCGCGAGGCGCGGATCCATCGTCGCCCAGACCTCGAAGGCCATCGGCCCCGATGGTGCCGGATCGCGGTCGGCTCGTCGGGCCAGGGCTTCAGCCACGCCCCAGCACGATCGCGCTGGTCGGGACGCCGGTGCCCGCCGTCACGAGGACGTTCTCCACGCCGGGCACCTGGTTGACCGCTTCGCCCCGTACCTGTCGCACCCCTTCGGCGACCCCGTTCATGCCGTGGACGTAGGCCTCGCCGAGCTGGCCGCCGTGGGTGTTGATCGGGAGCGCACCGCCGAGCTCGATGCGCCCGTCCCGGACGAAGTCCTTGGCCTCGCCGCGCCCGCAGAAGCCGAAGGCCTCGAGCTGGGCCAGCACGAAAGGGGTGAAGTGGTCGTAGATCACGGCGGTCTGGAACTCGTGCGGGCGCACGCCGGCCTGCTCGTGGAGCTGGCGCGCCACGAAGGCCATCTCCGGTAGCTCGCCGATCGAGTCGCGGTAGTAGCTGGTCATCATGTGCTGGTCGCGGCTCGCACCCTGGGCGGCGGCGCGGATCACGGCGGGCGGGCGGCGCAGATCGCGTGCACGCTCGGTCGTGGTCACCACCACCGCGACCGCGCCGTCGCTCTCCTGGCAGCAGTCGAGGAGCCGCAGCGGGCGCACGATCCAGCGCGAGGCCTGGTGGTCGGCGAGGGTGATGGGGCGGCCGTGGAACCAGGCGGCCGGGTTGGTGGCCGCGTGGCGGCGACACGCGACGGAGACGCGGCCGAAGGCCTCGGTGGTGGCCCCGAAGTCGTGCAGGTAGCGCTGCGCCTGCATCGCCACCCAGGAGGCCGGCGTCAGCAGCCCGAAGGGGGCGTACCAGCCGAAGTGCGCGCTCTCGGTGGTCGGAGCCGCACCCGGGACGACGCCGATCCCGAAGCGCTGCTCCGAGCGCTCGTTCATGGCGCGGTAGCAGACCACCACCTCGGCGGCGCCCGACGCGACGGCCAGCGCGGCCTGCATCACGGCCGCGCAGGCCGCCCCGCCCCCGTAGTGCACGCGCGAGAAGAAGCGCAGCGGCCCGGCGCCGATCGCGCGCGCCAGCTCGATCTCCGGGTTGTTGTCCATGGTGAAGGTGGCGAAGCCGTCCACGTCGGCCGGCGCGAGCCCCGCGTCGGCGAGCGCCGCCAGCGTCGCCTCGCAGGCGAGCCGCAGCTCGCTGCGCCCCGAGCGCTTCGAGAACTCGGTCTGCCCGATCCCGGCGATCGCCGCCCGGCCCGCGAACGAGGCGCGCGCCACCCTAGGACCCGGCCGGCCGGAAGCAGTGCAGGGTCAGCTCGTCGTCCACGCGCTCGAAGTCGACCACCACGGGCTGGCCGATCGCGACGGCGTCGGGCGCCACGCCCCGCAGCCGCGACACCAGCCGCGTGCCCTCCTCGAGCTCGACCAGCACGATCACGTTCGGGTACTCGAAAGGCGGGATCTTCGGGTGCTCGGCGACCACGAAGCTGTGGACGGTGCCGCGCCCGCAGGCCTCGATCGCCGCCATCTCGAAGGAATGGCAGGCGCTGCACATGGGTGCGGGCGGATGCTGGAGCCTGCCGCACGCGGCGCAGCGCTGGATGCGGAGCTTGCGCTCGCGCAGGCCGTCCCAGAAGAAGCGGCTGTCGTGCGTCACGCCGGGGCGCAGGATCATCGGCTCCCGACTCTAGGCCAGGCAGGGCGCGCCCGCGCTGCCACGCGACGCCCGTGGATCCCGCGCCCCTACGCGACGCCCGTCCACGCCGGCGCGCAGCTCCCGGGTTAGCATGCGCGCCGATGCCCCCGCCGCCCGTCCCGCGCGAGGAGACCCAGCGCAAGCTCGCGCAGCTCTCGGCCGCGACCCTGCGCCACCGGCCGGGCCAGACGTATACGGTCGGCGACCGGCTCGAGGAGCGGGCGGCCGCGCACCCCGAGCGGGTCTTCCTGCGCTACGAGGAGCGCACGGTCGGCTACGGCGCGCTGAACGCGCTGGCCAACCGCAGCGCGCACGCCGCCCGCGGGCTCGGCCTGCGGCGCGGGGACGTCGCGGCGCTCCTCATGGAGAACCGCCCCGAGTTCCCGGCCACCTGGATGGGCCTTGCGAAGCTCGGCGTCACCACCGCACTGCTCAACACGCAGCTTCGCGGCCCCGCGCTCGCGCACGCGATCGCGGCGGTGGCGCCGAAGCTCCTGATCGCGGGCAGCGAGTGCCGGGAGGCGCTCGCGTCCCTGGGCGCGGCGGCCCCGCCCGCGTTCGTCGCGCAGGACCCGGGCGCCGGGTCCGGTCCCGGCGCGTGGGACGAGGCGCTCGCCGGCGCCCCGGAAACGGATCCGGATCCCACCTGGCGCGCGGGCCTGGTCGCCGGCGACGACCTGCTCTTCGTCTACACCTCGGGCACCACCGGCCTGCCCAAGGCCGCGCGCCTCTCGCACATGCGCTGGCTCGGGGTCGGCGACGGCATGTCGGCGGTGGCGGGCTACGGCCCGGCCGACGTGCTGGCCTGCGTGCTGCCGCTCTACCACGGCGCGGGCGGGATGGTCGTCCTCTCCTGCGCCCTCGCGCAGGGCGCCTCGGTCTGGCTCGCGCGCCGCTTCTCGGCGAGCCGCTTCTGGGACGAGGTGCGCCGCCATGGTGTGACGGGCTTCCAATACGTCGGCGAGATCTGCCGCTACCTCGCCCACCAGCCCCCGCGGCCCGACGACCGCGCGCACCGCCTGCGCGTCATGATGGGGGCCGGCCTCGGCGCCGACGTGTGGCGGGTCTTCACGGAGCGCTTCGGCGTCGAGCGCATCCTCGAGGGCTGGAGCTCGACCGAGGCCAACACCTCGCTGATCAACCTCGACGGCGTGGTGGGCTCCTGCGGCCGCATCCCGTTCCCGGAGCTGCACAACGGGCGGCTCCTGCGCATCGACCTCGAGAGCGAGACCCATCCGCGCGACGCCACCGGTGCCTGCATCGAGTGCGGGCCGGGCGAGGCCGGCGAGTTCGTGGGCATGATCCCGGACCTGCCCGACTCGGGCGCCGGCCGCTTCGAGGGCTACACCGATCCCGAGGCGAGCGCGCGCAAGGTGCTCCGCGACGTGCTGCGGCCCGGCGACCGCTGGTACCGATCGGGAGACCTGCTGCGCCGCGACGAGGACGGCTACTTCTACTTCGTGGACCGGATCGGCGACACGTTCCGGTGGAAGAGTGAGAACGTCTCGACCCAGGAGGTGGCCGGGGCGCTGGCGGGCTTCCCGGAGCTCGAGATCGCGAACGTCTACGGCGTGCGGGTCGCGGGTGCCGAGGGCCGCGCCGGGATGGCCGCGCTGGCCCTGCGTGCCGGTGCCCGCTTCGACGGCGCCGCCTTCTTCGCCTGGACCGCCGCCCGCCTGCCCGCCTACGCCGCGCCCCTCTTCGTGCGCCTGGTTCGCGAGCCCGACCTCACCTCCACCTTCAAGCTCCGCAAGCTCGACCTCCAGCGCGCCGGCTACTCCGCGGCTCGCTGCGCCCCGGATCCCCTCTTCGTGCGCGACCCCGCCAACCGCAGCTACGTCGAGCTGACGGCGGCCACACTCGAGCGCCTGGGCATCGCGCCGGCTCCGGACTGAGCTGGGTCCGCACGTCGAGCGCTCGCTCGCTCGGCCGGCTACCGGAGGCGGCCCGCTACTCCTCGACGATCGTGATCGCCTGCCGCGGGCAGATCCGCGCCGCCTCCTCGAGCTTCGCGCGCAAGGCCTCCGGCGGGCGCTCGATCAGGACGTGGAGCTTGTCGTCGTCGTCCACCCGGAAGACCTCGGGACACGCCTCCATGCAGCGCGCATTGGCCTCGCACAGGTCGTAGTCCACGACGACTTTGAGCGCCATCGAAACGCCTCCTCTCCGTCCGGAAAGCGCCGGAACGTATCATTTCGGGCCGGCGGACGCGCGCGTGCCGGAAGGCATGGCGGGCACGCCGCGTTCCCGCGAGGATCCCGGTGTGCTGCGACGGCTGCTCCGCCTCGTCGTCTTCGAGCACTTCCCGGTCGCGACGGGGATCTGCTTCGGTCTCGCCCAGGCCATCCTGGCGGCCTGGCTCGTCGCGTTGGCCGCTGGACCCGAAGGGGTTCCGTGGGGCCTGTTCGCGGGCAGCGGGCTCGTGCTCGCCCTCGCCAACGCATGGCTCGTGCCGTGCCTCGGTGCTCCGCGCCACCGCGGGCCGCTCGCGAGCCGGCTCGCGGCCGGCTACGTCGGACTGTCGTTCGCGACGATCGCGGTCGCGGCCGGCGTGGCGGCCATCAGCGCGGCCCTGCTCGGGCTGTCGGCGCTGCTGGCCTTCGTGGGGCTGTCGCCGGTGCACGGCTTCACGCTGTTCCGCGCCGCCACCGTCGCCGGTGCCGCGGGGACGGCCGCGATCCTCGCGTGGGCGGCCGGGGCGGGCCGCGCCTCGCTCGAGGTGAGCGAGCGCCGCCTCGCCGTGGCGGGCCTCGCCGCCCCGCTCGCGGGGCTGCGCATCGCGCACCTCTCCGATCTCCACGTCGGCAACGGCCTGCACGGCGACGCGCTCGACGCGCTGGTCGCTCGCGTTGCCGCGCTCGCACCCGACCTGGTCGTGATCACCGGCGATCTCTTCGACTACGACCCGGACGCGGTGCCCGACGGCGCGCGCCGGCTCGGCGCGCTGCGGGCGCCGCTCGGGGTCTTCGCGGTGCTCGGCAACCACGACGCCTTCGTCGGTCGCGAGTGGGTCGCGCGCTGCCTCGCGGAGCACGCGCCCGCGCTCCGGCTCCTGCGCGGCGAGTGGCAGCGGCTCCCCGCCCGCGCACCGCTCTACGTGGCGGGCTTCGACGATCCCGGGCGCGACTGGTCGCTGCACGGCGGCACGCTGCCGGCGCTCGCTGCGCTCGCCCGCTCGCTCCCGCGCGATGGCCCGGCGCTGCTGCTCGCGCACCGCCCCGAGGCCTTCGTGCAGGCGGCGGAGGCCGGCTTCGCGCTGACCCTGTCCGGCCACTACCACGGCGGGCAGATCGCGCTGCCGGGCACGGCCGCCGCGCGCTGGAACGTGGCACGCCTGTTCAGCGACTTCCCGAACGGCGCCTATCGCCACGGCGGCGCCCATCTCTACGTGAGCCGCGGGATCGGCTTCGCCGGGCCGCGGGTGCGGGTCGGCAGCCGTCCGGAGCTCGCGCTGCTCACGCTCGAGCCGGCCTGAGAGGGTTGCCGGGGATCGTCGTCCGCGGGGCCGCGAACCGGACCGCCTCGAAGCTGCCTTCCTGGTGACCCCGCGAATCGGGGCGGGGCCGGGTCGCCTGCGCTACCGAGGCTCGCGTGGCTTGGCTGCGGACGCTCGCGCTCGGGCTGGTGGTCGGCGCGCTCTTCCTCGGGCTCGCGCTCTGGGGCGTTCCGATCGCGGACCTGCGCGACGCCCTGGCGCACCTGCACGGCGCCTGGCTGCTGCCGGCCGCCGCGACGGTCGGGGTCCAGTACCTCCTCCGCGCGCTGCGCCAGCAGGTCCTGCTGCGCCCGCTCGCGCCGGGCCTCGGCTTCCGCGACCACCTGGCGATCGTGACGATCGGCTTCTTCTGCGTGAACGTCTTCCCCGCCCGGCTCGGCGAGGCGGTGCGGCCCCTGCTCTTCGCCGAGCGCGCGGCGGTGCCGCTCGGCGCTGGCTTCGCGCTGGTGCTGGTCGAGCGCGTCGTCGACCTGATCGCGCTCCTGGCCTGCCTGCTCGGCGCGCTCGCCTGGGTCGAGCTGCCCGAGCTCACGATCGAGTTCGCCGGCCGCCGCCTGCCGGTGGCCGATCTCGCGCGCAGCGCGGCCGCGGCCGTGCTGGCGCCGGTGCTGGTCGCCCTGCTCGCGCTGGCGCTGCTCGGCCCGGCGGCCTTGCGCGCCGGCGAGCGCGCGGCGCGCGCGCTCGAGGCGCGCGGGCACGCGCCGCTCGCCAGCCGCCTGCTCCGCGGGCTCCTCCGCTTCGGTGTCGCCTTCGTGGAGGGCGTCCAGGGGCTTCGCAACCCGGGGCAGCTCGCCGCGGTGGTGGGGCTCACCGCGCTGCTCTTCCTCTCGATGGGGCTCATGATGAGCGCCTTCGCGCACGCCTTCGGTCTCCAGGAACGGCTCGGCTTCGCGCCCGGGCTCGTGGTGCTCTCGGTCACGATGCTCGGCATCGCGCTGCCCGCTCCGCCCGGCTTCGCCGGCGTGTTCGAGGCGTCGGCGCGGGCGGGGCTCGCGCTCTTCGGCGTGCGCGGCGAGGAGCAGGCCGGGATCGCACTCGCCTTCGCGCTGGTGATGCACTGGTGGTCCTTCGGGCTGCTGGCGGCGGGCGCCGCCTTCTTTCTATGGCGCGACCACGTGGGCCTGGGCCGGCTGTTCCGCTTCGCGCGCGGCGCCTCCTCCTGATCCTCCCGGGGGCCGGCAGCCCCGGGGTCGCCCGCTATGTTGCCCGCGATGCGGCTGCGCCTCCTGGTCCCCGCCCTGCTCCTCGCCGTCGCCGCCGTGCTGCTCCTCGCCCCCGGCCCCGTGCACCGCTTCTTCTTCGACGAGAACCTGATCGAGGTGGTGCCGGGCGGGGTCTATCGCAGCGCGCAGCCGTCCGGGCCGGAGATGGACGAGCTGATCGAGCGGCTCGGCCTGCGCTCGGTGTTGAACCTGCGCGGCGAGCGCGGCGGCTCCGCGTGGCTCGCCGAGGAGCGCGCGGTGACCGCGGCCCGCGGCGTCGAGCACCACACCGTGCGGCTCGGTGCCAAGCGCATGCCGCCCGCGCCGCGTCTGCGCGAGATCGTCGAGGTCCTCGACACGGCGCCGCGCCCGCTGCTCTTCCACTGCGAGGGCGGCGTCGAGCGCAGCGGGCTCGTGGGCGCCGTGGCGGTGCTGCTCGACGGCGGCGACCTCGCCGGCGCGCGTGACCAGTTCGCCTACGCGAAGGGCTTCGTGCCCTGGATCTCGCGCTCCGAGCTCCCACAGGTTCTCGACGACTACGAGGCCTGGCTCGCCGCCGGGCGGCGGACGCACACGCCTGCGGCGTTCCGCGCCTGGGTCGCCGGGGAGTACCATCCGTACTTCTACCGCGCGCGCATCACCCCGCTCGACCCGCCGGCACGCCTCGGGGCCGGCCGCAAGCACGCGCTGCGCGTGCAGGTCACCAACGAGAGCCGCGAGCCGATCCGCTTCCGGGCGAGCCGCGAGCGCGGCGTGCACCTGGGGGGCCTCCTGCGCCGCGTCGCGGACCCCGGCGCCGACCCGATCGAGCTGCGCGGCGGCTTCGTAGACCTCGACCTCGCGCCCGGGGCCAGCCACGAGCTCGAGCTGCCGGTGCCACGGCTCGCGCCCGGCGCGTGGAGCCTCGAGGTGGACCTGGTCGACGAGGGCGTGAAGTGGTTCGCGGCGATGGGCTCCCCGCCGCTGCGGCTCGCGCTCGAGGTCGAGCCGGGCGCCTGAGCTACGCTGG contains these protein-coding regions:
- a CDS encoding tyrosine-protein phosphatase, whose protein sequence is MRLRLLVPALLLAVAAVLLLAPGPVHRFFFDENLIEVVPGGVYRSAQPSGPEMDELIERLGLRSVLNLRGERGGSAWLAEERAVTAARGVEHHTVRLGAKRMPPAPRLREIVEVLDTAPRPLLFHCEGGVERSGLVGAVAVLLDGGDLAGARDQFAYAKGFVPWISRSELPQVLDDYEAWLAAGRRTHTPAAFRAWVAGEYHPYFYRARITPLDPPARLGAGRKHALRVQVTNESREPIRFRASRERGVHLGGLLRRVADPGADPIELRGGFVDLDLAPGASHELELPVPRLAPGAWSLEVDLVDEGVKWFAAMGSPPLRLALEVEPGA
- a CDS encoding metallophosphoesterase translates to MLRRLLRLVVFEHFPVATGICFGLAQAILAAWLVALAAGPEGVPWGLFAGSGLVLALANAWLVPCLGAPRHRGPLASRLAAGYVGLSFATIAVAAGVAAISAALLGLSALLAFVGLSPVHGFTLFRAATVAGAAGTAAILAWAAGAGRASLEVSERRLAVAGLAAPLAGLRIAHLSDLHVGNGLHGDALDALVARVAALAPDLVVITGDLFDYDPDAVPDGARRLGALRAPLGVFAVLGNHDAFVGREWVARCLAEHAPALRLLRGEWQRLPARAPLYVAGFDDPGRDWSLHGGTLPALAALARSLPRDGPALLLAHRPEAFVQAAEAGFALTLSGHYHGGQIALPGTAAARWNVARLFSDFPNGAYRHGGAHLYVSRGIGFAGPRVRVGSRPELALLTLEPA
- a CDS encoding ferredoxin; the encoded protein is MALKVVVDYDLCEANARCMEACPEVFRVDDDDKLHVLIERPPEALRAKLEEAARICPRQAITIVEE
- a CDS encoding lysylphosphatidylglycerol synthase transmembrane domain-containing protein translates to MAWLRTLALGLVVGALFLGLALWGVPIADLRDALAHLHGAWLLPAAATVGVQYLLRALRQQVLLRPLAPGLGFRDHLAIVTIGFFCVNVFPARLGEAVRPLLFAERAAVPLGAGFALVLVERVVDLIALLACLLGALAWVELPELTIEFAGRRLPVADLARSAAAAVLAPVLVALLALALLGPAALRAGERAARALEARGHAPLASRLLRGLLRFGVAFVEGVQGLRNPGQLAAVVGLTALLFLSMGLMMSAFAHAFGLQERLGFAPGLVVLSVTMLGIALPAPPGFAGVFEASARAGLALFGVRGEEQAGIALAFALVMHWWSFGLLAAGAAFFLWRDHVGLGRLFRFARGASS
- a CDS encoding TIGR03617 family F420-dependent LLM class oxidoreductase; protein product: MAFEVWATMDPRLALRDVPAHARRAESLGYTGLQVPEAVHDGLLAAALALEHTRTLRVATSVLVAFPRSPMVVAHAAWDLAALSGGRFELGLGSQVRGNVEERYGVAWAPPVPRMREYVGALRAIWRSWQDGAPLAFAGEHYRLGRMQPFFAPDPIASGPPRVALGAVGPAMTRLAGEVADTLVTHPTQACATLLHARVAPAVAEGERRAGRAAGACAIVAGGFVATGPDEAAVRAERERIRGYLGFLYSTPSYAPALAALGVPELGGELRALARAGRWAELPSRIPDEILDAVAPAACYPGIADVLRGRLGTVCAGLSFPMPADPAGDEGARAAIAALRA
- a CDS encoding OB-fold domain-containing protein; this encodes MILRPGVTHDSRFFWDGLRERKLRIQRCAACGRLQHPPAPMCSACHSFEMAAIEACGRGTVHSFVVAEHPKIPPFEYPNVIVLVELEEGTRLVSRLRGVAPDAVAIGQPVVVDFERVDDELTLHCFRPAGS
- a CDS encoding lipid-transfer protein; translation: MARASFAGRAAIAGIGQTEFSKRSGRSELRLACEATLAALADAGLAPADVDGFATFTMDNNPEIELARAIGAGPLRFFSRVHYGGGAACAAVMQAALAVASGAAEVVVCYRAMNERSEQRFGIGVVPGAAPTTESAHFGWYAPFGLLTPASWVAMQAQRYLHDFGATTEAFGRVSVACRRHAATNPAAWFHGRPITLADHQASRWIVRPLRLLDCCQESDGAVAVVVTTTERARDLRRPPAVIRAAAQGASRDQHMMTSYYRDSIGELPEMAFVARQLHEQAGVRPHEFQTAVIYDHFTPFVLAQLEAFGFCGRGEAKDFVRDGRIELGGALPINTHGGQLGEAYVHGMNGVAEGVRQVRGEAVNQVPGVENVLVTAGTGVPTSAIVLGRG
- a CDS encoding long-chain-acyl-CoA synthetase, which translates into the protein MPPPPVPREETQRKLAQLSAATLRHRPGQTYTVGDRLEERAAAHPERVFLRYEERTVGYGALNALANRSAHAARGLGLRRGDVAALLMENRPEFPATWMGLAKLGVTTALLNTQLRGPALAHAIAAVAPKLLIAGSECREALASLGAAAPPAFVAQDPGAGSGPGAWDEALAGAPETDPDPTWRAGLVAGDDLLFVYTSGTTGLPKAARLSHMRWLGVGDGMSAVAGYGPADVLACVLPLYHGAGGMVVLSCALAQGASVWLARRFSASRFWDEVRRHGVTGFQYVGEICRYLAHQPPRPDDRAHRLRVMMGAGLGADVWRVFTERFGVERILEGWSSTEANTSLINLDGVVGSCGRIPFPELHNGRLLRIDLESETHPRDATGACIECGPGEAGEFVGMIPDLPDSGAGRFEGYTDPEASARKVLRDVLRPGDRWYRSGDLLRRDEDGYFYFVDRIGDTFRWKSENVSTQEVAGALAGFPELEIANVYGVRVAGAEGRAGMAALALRAGARFDGAAFFAWTAARLPAYAAPLFVRLVREPDLTSTFKLRKLDLQRAGYSAARCAPDPLFVRDPANRSYVELTAATLERLGIAPAPD
- a CDS encoding glutamine--tRNA ligase/YqeY domain fusion protein — encoded protein: MSSAPRSGGSDSEAPSDFLREKVTGDVAAGRHGGRVVTRFPPEPSGWLHVGHSRPICLNFGLAREFGGRCHLRFDDTNPVSEETEYVDAIQADVRWLGFDWGPDLYYASDYFGQLYAWAEELVAKGLAYVCDLSSEQIREYQGTLTEPGRPSPYRDRAVAENLDLLRRMKAGEFEPGARVLRARIDMASSVLPMRDPVLYRIVRARHHRTGDAWHIYPMYDFAHPLSDAIEGITHSLCSAEFTDHRPLYDWFVEHCSVPSRPEQTEFGRLDLSYTVMSKRWLKRLVEEGRVRGWDDPRMPTLAGLRRRGVPPAAIRNFNRDIGITRRDITIELPRFEHAVRDELNRTAPRVMAVLHPLRVVIENFPEDETLDFDAVNNPEDPAAGTRRVPFSRVLYIEREDFLEEPPKKFYRLAPGREVRLRAACLIRCESVVKDAAGEVVELRCTWDPASRGGNAPDGRKVGATLHWVSARHALPAEVRLYETLFTVEDPMGEAERRGLEYTSFLNPASEAVLRGCRVEPSLADAAPGTALQFERLGYFAVDADSKPGALVFNRTVTLRDEWAKLQKRGST